DNA sequence from the Prolixibacter sp. SD074 genome:
GATGCATTGACATCCAATGCGGGTTGGAATACACTCGACAACAAAGAATTTCTGACGGAAATAATCGGCGAATTAAAAAAAGCCGGCATTCGGACATCAGTGTTTGTAGGAACCGAAGCACGCTTTATCGAAGGAGCTGCCAAAGTTGGTGCCGATAGGGTTGAATTGTATACCGAACCTTACGCCACGGATTATCCTGCTGCACCGGAAAAAGCCATTGCACCTTTCATTTTGGCTGCTGAAGTAGCCATGGAATCGGAGTTGGGCCTGAACGCCGGTCATGATCTGAGCCTGAAAAATCTCCGCTTCTTCAATCAAAACATTCCCGGCCTGCTCGAAGTTTCTATCGGCCACGCCCTAATCTCCGAAGCCATTTATCTTGGTTTGGAGCTGACAATTTTAAAATATAAAGAGTGCCTGAGGTAATTTATGCGCGTTTCACTGAAGTTTAAAAAAATGGGTTCCGGCCCTAACCTGGTTATTCTGCACGGGCTTTACGGCTCTTCAGATAACTGGCTCACCATTGGAAAACATCTTTCAGAATCCTATACAGTTTACCTGCTGAACCTCCGAAATCATGGCGATTCGCCCAATGCTGATGTTCATACTTTTGAAGCCATGAGCGAAGATGTGGCCGGCTTTTTCGAAGAGCAGGAGATGGATAAAGCCACTGTTTTAGGCCATAGCATGGGTGGAAAGGTGGCCATGCATTTCGCTGCCGATTACCCTGACAAGGTCAGTTGCCTGATTGTTGCCGATATAGCTCCCAAAGATTACACGGAACTTGACCGGACCAAATCGAATTTTCATATGCATCAAACCATACTAGAGTTATTGGACGAAATTGATTTAAGCCGGGTGCAAACGAGAAAGGAAATCGACCAATATTTAGCGACAAAATTAGATGCTGTCGAATTACGACAATTTCTGCTGAAGAATATCAAACGCACAAAGGAAGGCAAATTCATGTGGCGCTTAAATGTTCCGGCGCTGAAAAAGTATCTGCCACAAATCATCAGCGAGGTCAATGCCGATTGGTTTGAAGACAGGAAACCAATTCTCGGTTACCCCGTAACATTTATCCGGGGTTTGAAATCGAAGTACATTACTGATGAAGATATTCCAGCTATTAAAGAAATTTATCCGGATGCACGCATCATCGATATTCCCGATGCCGGCCACTGGCTACATGCCGAGCAACCTAAACTGTTTCTGCAAGCAGTGTTATCGTGCATACAAGCGGGTTAGTTTCAATAGCTTTTCGCCATGATGACGATGTAGTTCCCGTTGGGTAAACCGCCAATTCCAGTTTCCGTCAACCGTACCCGGAGTATTCATTCGCGCCCGTTCACCCAGTCCTAATACATCCTGAAAAGGAATAATGGCCGTTTCGGCGACCGACGAAAGTGCCAGGCGAATAAGCTGCCAGTGTTTTTCCTCTTTCGGGTTTGGCAAATAAGGAAGCGCTTCTCTTCGCTCGTCGGTTTTTAGTGATTTCCACCAGCCTCGCGTCGTATTGTTGTCGTGAGTTCCGGTGTAAACCACAAAATCAGTTTCGTAATTGTGCGGAAGGTATTCATTGTCGCTTCCGCTTTCAAAAGCAAACTGAAGCACTTTCATTCCGGGGAAACCGTATTTCTTCCGCAATGCATGAACCTCATCTGTAATTGTTCCCAAATCCTCCGCAATGATGGGCAAGTTTCCCAAGTGATCGCGTAAAATACGGAACAACTCATCTCCCATGGCTGGAAGCCACTCTCCCTTTACTGCTGTCTTTTCGCTATACGGAATCGCCCAAAATGACTTGAGGCCCCTGAAATGATCGATGCGCACCCGATCGAACATTTTCAGATTGAAATGAATACGTGCCATCCACCAGTCAAATCCACGCTCTTTCATTCGTTCCCAATTGTAGAGCGGATTTCCCCAACGCTGGCCCGTTTCGCTGAAATAATCGGGAGGAACGCCACCAACCTTTACAGGTGTTCGCTTTTCGTCCAGCATAAACAGGTCCTGATTGGCCCAAACATCGGCGCTGTCATACAAAACATAAAGCGGAATATCACCGAGAATTTGGACTCCTTTTTCGTTGGCATATTGTTTTAATGCAAACCACTGCCGAAAAAAAACAAATTGCACGAATCGCTGATATTCAACATCTTCCCTAAAATGGCGAAAGTAAAAATGAAGTGCGCCTTCGGTACGGGTTGCCAGGGCTTCTTCCCAATCGTTCCAGTTCTTACCCTTCAGATTTTTGTGACACGCATAAAAAAGGGAATATGAATCGAGCCACCAGGCATGTTCATTCCAAAACTGCATGTATTCCGGAAGACCAAAACCACCGGTTTCCCGGAAACGGATAAATGCTTTTTGCAAAAGAGGCCCCCGAAATTCAATCGCTCCGGTAAAATCGACACGATGACTGGAAAAATGAGGAATCGTACTTAAATCATCTGTTTCCAGATAACCTGATGAAACGAACTCATCCAAATCAATAAGATTTGGATTTCCGGCGAAAGCCGAATAACACTGATAAGGAGAATGGTTGAACCCGGTTGGATTTAATGGCAGAATTTGCCACACTTTCTGGCCGTGTACGGACAGCCAGTCAACAAACCAACGTGACTGTGAACCAAGTGAGCCTATTCCGTATTTCCCCGGAAGGGATGTTGGATGCAATAATATTCCACTTTCTCGTTTCATCGGGACGATTTAGATTCCGAACATTACATTGGAATGGCACAAAGATAAGAAAGATGCCTAACAGGAATAAAGGCGTACAACTCGTTTTGAATGTAAAGACCATAAAAAATGGTTGCCTAAATCAAGACAACCATTTTTCAGCATCGGCAGCATATAATACTACACTTTTTTTCTTCCATTTCCCTTTTTCAATGTTATATTATACTGCTGCGGCCAGGTGTTTCGGCAATTTAAACATTTCAAGCACCTGCGGTTGGTTGGCAAAAACCTTTTTTGCCACGTCCGAAATGATCAGCAACTTGGCATACAACGCATTCATCCGTGCCAGTTTTAGCGATTGTAAACGCTTTTGCTCAACCAGTTTCTCATTCAGTTTTTGTCCCATTGACTGCAGCTCTGCTCTTAGGACCCGGATTTGCCAATAGTAATCAGGTGGACAATGAACAACCTGAAGGGCAGCACGGTGCTTTTCAACCAAATGTTGTAGCTCCTGCAATTTCATCAGCATCTGATTGCGGCTGGTGCTGGCCCGCTGATAATCACGAAAACCAAGTTGTTCCCATACCCTTCCGTCATGTGGGAAAGCCGCCTGAATGTACAATCTTAGTGACCGAAATACCATGCATGCATTTTCCATCTTCTCTTTAATCTCTTCCTCCAACAGGGTAATTTCTTCATCCAGGGAGTCAGTTGCCGGCACTGATTTTGCCTCCTTTAATGTGCGTTGAAATTGAATCAAAAAATCTTCATTTATGGCCGGAGTATGATCCGTTAACTGCCGCATATACAACGGGAGAAGATTTTTAATTTCTGATCCGATCCGAATTAACTGCGCGTCGCTGAACTGGTAATTTCTTCCTACATCCATAATCATCAAGTTTTTTACTGTAACAAATCGCTCTTTCGCTCCCGGCGAAAGGGACTTCGACCTTGTAAATGAGGAACACTCAAATACCGGTCGTTTCACGTATGAAAACATAGTGGCATAGCGCCAGGACTCGCCATAAAGGCAGGATTAGGAAGGTTAAGTGTTTGAGATAAGAATCTGTCCTATGAATTTACCCTTTCTCCTTTAACCTCTTTCGTCGGTTCTTTACCTATAAAGACTATTTACAAATTACAGAAAAAATGCCTCAAAATCAATGCTTATAAAAAATAAAGAAAGTTAAAAAAGGAAAAGTTAATCGAGTACGAAATGGTAGGTAATGGTTCCTTTTTGGAATGCGGAGGCATTGTTATCGGTGTTAAAACGGGCGGATAATGCCGCTTTTTTGGCCGCAGCCAACAATGAGGGATTCATCGTATTAGAGCCTTTTATGCCGGGAACTGCCTGGGTTACTTTTCCATATTTGTCGACGGTTATTTCAACGACAACCGTTCCTTCTTCGTTGCCCGGAAAATCGGGTTTAGGCAGTCCTCCTACCAGGCTTCGTCCGGAAAGATTATAGGTATTGCCGCTACCTCCGCCATTGCCATAGCGGTTCGCGCCGGGCGACCCATCGGGGCTTCCCTGGTTGCCACCACCGTAGGTAACTCCCTGGCTCTTACTATCGGGGCCGTTATCAGCTTTTCCACCGCCGAAAGCGGATTGTGCCCTTGAATTAATTTCGGCTATCTGGCGTTGCTCTTCTTCCCTTTTCTTTCGCTCCGCCGCTGCCTTACGTTGGCGTTCCAACTCAGCCTGACGCTCTCTTTCCTGTTCCTCCTGACGGGCTTTTTCTTCCGCCAATTTTTTCCTTCGGGCCAACTCTTCCTCTCTTTTCTTTTTTTCGTCGACCTTACTTTTCTTCGTTCCGGAATTAACAGCAGCCGATTCTTCGAAATCCTGCGTCAACACCTTCTCTTTTCCCTGATTAGGTGTCGATTTGGGTTGTGCATTTGGTTTATTTACCGGAGGAGGGGTAACAACCGGTCCTTTTTTCTTCTCCTCCTTTTTTACCGGTGCCTGAGCCGCTCTCCTGGCAGGCTCTCTTGCCCCCGATCCAGTGGCCGAATTCCCGAAATCAACTAAAATCCCCCGCTCTTCCGGCAACGGAAGCGGCGTAACAAATCCGAAGAATAGTAACAACAGGATAATCATCCCGTGAAACAGAATGGTTCCTACAATTCCTCTTCTATGTTTACCGATATTGGACATAAATTATTTAGCGGGTTTGTTCAGGACTAGTGGCCAAAATCATTTTATAATGATTTCGTTTGGCAATATTCATCACTTTCACTACCTGCTCAATCGGAACCGATTTCTCAGCATGTAGTGAAATATAGATATCATTCTTCCCTTGCAGTGTTTCCTGCAAATAGGGCTCAATTTCACTGAAATTGACCTTCACCAGACGACCGTTATTATTCACATAATAGTTTAGGTCTTTCGTAATCGAAATCGTCGTAAGCGGCTTGGCATTGGTTTGATTGTTACTCTGCGGAAGCAACATTTTCAGCGCATTTGGGCTAATCAGGGTCGATGTGACCATGAAAAAAATGAGCAATAGAAATACAATATCCGTCATTGACGACATACTGAAACCTGCGTTCACTTTATTTCTTCGACGTAATGCCATTCGAATGCTTGTTTATTTTGCTGGTTCGTGCAGTAAATCCATAAACTCAGAAGTTGTCGCTTCCATTTTAAAAACAACCTTTTCGACGCGTGCCACTAAAATGTTGTAAGCAAAGTAGCTGATAATCCCCACAGTCAAGCCGGCAACAGTAGTGACCATGGCCTGATAAATACCGCTGGAAAGCAACGATACATCCACGTTACTTCCAGCATTCGACATATCATAAAACGCCTGAATCATTCCCATTACGGTTCCGAGAAATCCCAGCATCGGGGCACCTCCGGAAACACTGGCCAAAGCAGGAAGTCCCTTTTCCAATTTGGAAATTTCAAGGTTTCCAACATTCTCAATGGCGGTATTGACATCGTTCAGTGGCCGGCCAATGCGCGATACTCCCTTTTCAATCATCCGGGCAACCGGAGTATCGCTGGTGCGGCAAAGTGCTATTGCTGCATCGAAACGGCTGTTATGAATATTATCTTTTATTTGATCGATGAAACGATCATCGATTTTTGCGGCTCTCTTAATGGCGTAATAACGTTCTACAAATATGTAAATAGCAATAATCGACAGGAGAAAAATAGGGATCATGATCCAACCACCTTTGAGGACCAGGTCCCAAAACTTCAGTTCGACAGCACCCTGCGCCGCCTGTGCAGCCATATTAGCCGTATCGGCAGCGGCATCTGTACTTTGGAGGAATAAGAGATTAATCATATGTATTACCGTAATTTCGTTGTGATTTTGATGTCTTGAATATCGCGAAAATATGATGAAAGCAAAAATAATGAATCTTAATTAATCCTACTGACCGGATGACGATTCAGCCGCCTCTTTTCCTTTTCTTTTTCAATGCCTGTTCTCGTTTTTTCTCCTGACTTTTCTTAAAGTAACGCTGGAACAAATCGTCGAAAGAATCGAATTCTTCCCGAAAGGAAATACCAATACCCTGCGTATATGGACTCGTATCGTATATCAGATCATCGTTGGAGCGATTGTATACTTTCAGTTGCAGTTTCCCCGACTTATCCAGGTTCACATAAACTTCCACCTCTCCGACAATCTGGTTGGTATTGCTTGACTGTAAACTACCATTGTTGCCAATATTACCATTGATAGTCACCCGGTCATCCAGAATCTGGGTACTCAACGCCACCTCAATTTCCCGGTTGCTGACCTGGTCGCCCGGACGGTAATTGAATCCGATATCGAAATCGTTACTGATCTGAGAAAGCCAGTTCGACAACTGATTAGACAACATTTCCGAGGTAGTGGCATTGACCATGCTGGCACCGGTTGTTTCAAAGCTCTGGTTACCACGAAGATATTCCGGGGTGTAAAACTGCCCCATAACGAGTAAAGAGAGAATCTGTCGGTTAATTTCATCCTGCGTGCTAATGTACTGCAGGACTTCATCGCGCGTTCGTTTATCTGCCGTCGGGAATTCAATATCGAATTTAACTGCCGGATTAAAAAGTTTTTTCGAAAGATTTATTTTTATTTCAACCGGAATGCGCCGTGAATAATCACCTTTATTGCTTGTATTTAGCAATAAATCATAAAGCGATGCCCGTAGTTTGTAAACAGCATCCAAATTGACAACTGCATCATTCGGATCGCCATTCCACGAAATGGTTCCGCCCCGTTCTATCCTGAATTTTTTATTGATAACGTTTTGCAGCGTGAAAAGGTAATCTCCTTTCTCCACCGTATAATCGCCATACACCTTGAAATTTCCTTCCCGATCGTAAACCAGGCGCAGATTGCCATTCCCTTGTCCTTTAATCACATCACCGATGGTCGGGTCGAAAATGATTTGCACCTTCGCACTGGGCGTTGCCTCTACATCCATGTACATTTCAAAATCGGAATTATTCTCCGGCCTTTTAACGGTCAAATGTTGAGTGCTATCGGTTTTTGTCGAATTAACAAACGTGATAAAATCATATTCACTCGCCGATTCCGGCCGTTCCATCGGAAGAAATATCTGCGTTCCGGGTTCAGTTCTCAGCGAAATATCGAGCCTGACATACTGTCTCTCGCCGGTAATCCGAATGCCCCCCGAAACATGAGCCTTCCCGTAGAACAGGTTATTGTCGCGAGCCGTGGTATTCAACACTTTAATATTAGCCGTTGTGACGGACAAATCATACTTCATATCACTGAACAATGTATGACGGATGGTCCCATCCAAACGGGCAATTTGATTATCAGCGTCTTTCAGCAAGATTCTGTTAAAAATAATTGAATCATTCTTGAAGAATACCGTATCGGAATAATTGTAATTGGTTTTCAGATAATCGATTCCAATTTTTCCACCCTGTACAAAAACATCTCCGTCGAAGCGAG
Encoded proteins:
- a CDS encoding pyridoxine 5'-phosphate synthase; translation: MMTRLSVNINKIATLRNSRGGNIPNVLEAAMNCEKFGAEGVTVHPRPDERHIRYSDIREIRPLITTEFNIEGYPSPKFMDLVLEVKPHQVTLVPDDPDALTSNAGWNTLDNKEFLTEIIGELKKAGIRTSVFVGTEARFIEGAAKVGADRVELYTEPYATDYPAAPEKAIAPFILAAEVAMESELGLNAGHDLSLKNLRFFNQNIPGLLEVSIGHALISEAIYLGLELTILKYKECLR
- a CDS encoding alpha/beta fold hydrolase → MGSGPNLVILHGLYGSSDNWLTIGKHLSESYTVYLLNLRNHGDSPNADVHTFEAMSEDVAGFFEEQEMDKATVLGHSMGGKVAMHFAADYPDKVSCLIVADIAPKDYTELDRTKSNFHMHQTILELLDEIDLSRVQTRKEIDQYLATKLDAVELRQFLLKNIKRTKEGKFMWRLNVPALKKYLPQIISEVNADWFEDRKPILGYPVTFIRGLKSKYITDEDIPAIKEIYPDARIIDIPDAGHWLHAEQPKLFLQAVLSCIQAG
- the malQ gene encoding 4-alpha-glucanotransferase, translating into MKRESGILLHPTSLPGKYGIGSLGSQSRWFVDWLSVHGQKVWQILPLNPTGFNHSPYQCYSAFAGNPNLIDLDEFVSSGYLETDDLSTIPHFSSHRVDFTGAIEFRGPLLQKAFIRFRETGGFGLPEYMQFWNEHAWWLDSYSLFYACHKNLKGKNWNDWEEALATRTEGALHFYFRHFREDVEYQRFVQFVFFRQWFALKQYANEKGVQILGDIPLYVLYDSADVWANQDLFMLDEKRTPVKVGGVPPDYFSETGQRWGNPLYNWERMKERGFDWWMARIHFNLKMFDRVRIDHFRGLKSFWAIPYSEKTAVKGEWLPAMGDELFRILRDHLGNLPIIAEDLGTITDEVHALRKKYGFPGMKVLQFAFESGSDNEYLPHNYETDFVVYTGTHDNNTTRGWWKSLKTDERREALPYLPNPKEEKHWQLIRLALSSVAETAIIPFQDVLGLGERARMNTPGTVDGNWNWRFTQRELHRHHGEKLLKLTRLYAR
- a CDS encoding cell envelope integrity protein TolA encodes the protein MSNIGKHRRGIVGTILFHGMIILLLLFFGFVTPLPLPEERGILVDFGNSATGSGAREPARRAAQAPVKKEEKKKGPVVTPPPVNKPNAQPKSTPNQGKEKVLTQDFEESAAVNSGTKKSKVDEKKKREEELARRKKLAEEKARQEEQERERQAELERQRKAAAERKKREEEQRQIAEINSRAQSAFGGGKADNGPDSKSQGVTYGGGNQGSPDGSPGANRYGNGGGSGNTYNLSGRSLVGGLPKPDFPGNEEGTVVVEITVDKYGKVTQAVPGIKGSNTMNPSLLAAAKKAALSARFNTDNNASAFQKGTITYHFVLD
- a CDS encoding biopolymer transporter ExbD; translated protein: MALRRRNKVNAGFSMSSMTDIVFLLLIFFMVTSTLISPNALKMLLPQSNNQTNAKPLTTISITKDLNYYVNNNGRLVKVNFSEIEPYLQETLQGKNDIYISLHAEKSVPIEQVVKVMNIAKRNHYKMILATSPEQTR
- a CDS encoding MotA/TolQ/ExbB proton channel family protein, whose amino-acid sequence is MINLLFLQSTDAAADTANMAAQAAQGAVELKFWDLVLKGGWIMIPIFLLSIIAIYIFVERYYAIKRAAKIDDRFIDQIKDNIHNSRFDAAIALCRTSDTPVARMIEKGVSRIGRPLNDVNTAIENVGNLEISKLEKGLPALASVSGGAPMLGFLGTVMGMIQAFYDMSNAGSNVDVSLLSSGIYQAMVTTVAGLTVGIISYFAYNILVARVEKVVFKMEATTSEFMDLLHEPAK